The following coding sequences are from one Leptolyngbya sp. NIES-3755 window:
- a CDS encoding transcriptional regulator, TetR family (similar to AA sequence:cyanobase_aa:PCC8801_3958) codes for MNAKKSKTEKPIRDAEATKAVILAAAEAEFAQHGLTAARTEAIAAKTGVAKSMIYYYFKDKEGLYRAVLERSHSDLVQTIQALDLEKLSPEVALEQFLKALLECVSRNPKLPTIMFHEAVQNQGKHYKNSDSVNIDRILVAILERGVTTGVFRSLDPFQTAINIMGACLFYFIGAGNIQQFPQGKRLLSKTMLEQHRQEAIALTLAGVRSVSSS; via the coding sequence ATGAACGCTAAGAAAAGCAAAACGGAAAAACCAATTCGGGATGCGGAAGCGACAAAAGCTGTGATTTTAGCAGCGGCAGAAGCGGAATTTGCTCAGCACGGACTGACAGCGGCACGAACGGAAGCGATCGCAGCAAAAACCGGAGTGGCAAAGTCGATGATTTATTACTATTTCAAAGACAAAGAAGGACTGTATCGAGCCGTTTTAGAGCGATCGCATTCTGATCTTGTACAAACGATTCAAGCTTTAGATTTGGAGAAACTATCGCCTGAAGTCGCATTAGAACAATTTCTCAAAGCATTGTTAGAGTGTGTATCTCGCAATCCCAAGCTGCCGACGATTATGTTTCACGAAGCAGTACAGAATCAGGGAAAGCACTACAAGAACAGTGATTCAGTCAATATTGATCGTATTTTGGTCGCCATTTTGGAACGGGGAGTCACGACCGGAGTATTCCGATCGCTTGATCCATTTCAGACTGCAATTAACATCATGGGAGCTTGCCTGTTCTATTTCATTGGTGCTGGAAATATTCAACAGTTTCCACAAGGAAAACGGTTGTTAAGCAAAACGATGCTAGAGCAACATAGGCAAGAAGCGATCGCGCTCACGCTGGCGGGAGTCCGATCTGTCTCTTCTTCGTGA
- a CDS encoding monooxygenase FAD-binding protein (similar to AA sequence:cyanobase_aa:PCC8801_3957), which produces MKKIIIVGGGIGGAATALALSRVGIEPIVYERTQTLREVGAGIALWANATHILNQLGLLKAAIQVGYLTTNYQFNSQRGKELVNVEIDQFELPVVGIHRAELHQLLWRNVSSDRFFLGETFERFDRQNNQVTAQFTSGLSVEGDALIGADGLRSRVRTALLGDTPPTYRNFKTWRGLTDYVPTAYRPGYIHEFLGNGKGFGFMMLGKGKLYWYAAARSPEAQPDAAIGRKKELEMMYQDWFPAIPELIAATHEADILTTDLYDRPPMQPWSQHNITLLGDAAHPMLPTLGQGACTALEDAYVIAQCLQSESDPSLAFQHYEMLRFPRTKAIVEGSLRSGKMGEVSHPFAVGLRNTFMKVMAPAIHNSFRTLHAYRA; this is translated from the coding sequence ATGAAGAAAATCATTATTGTTGGGGGCGGAATCGGCGGGGCTGCGACCGCACTAGCGCTCAGTCGAGTTGGAATTGAACCGATTGTGTATGAACGCACTCAAACCCTTCGAGAAGTTGGGGCTGGAATTGCACTTTGGGCAAATGCAACACACATTTTGAACCAGTTAGGACTGTTAAAAGCGGCGATTCAAGTCGGCTATCTGACTACAAACTATCAATTCAATTCACAACGCGGAAAAGAATTAGTCAATGTAGAGATCGATCAATTTGAGCTACCTGTCGTTGGAATTCATCGGGCTGAATTGCATCAATTACTTTGGCGCAATGTTTCAAGCGATCGCTTTTTCTTGGGAGAGACTTTTGAACGATTCGATCGCCAGAACAATCAGGTTACAGCACAATTTACCTCTGGTTTATCGGTTGAAGGTGATGCGTTAATTGGTGCGGACGGATTGCGATCGCGGGTCAGAACTGCTCTTCTGGGCGATACTCCACCCACCTATCGAAACTTCAAAACATGGCGCGGACTAACAGATTACGTTCCAACTGCTTATCGTCCTGGCTACATCCATGAATTTTTAGGGAATGGAAAAGGATTCGGGTTTATGATGCTGGGCAAAGGGAAGCTGTATTGGTATGCCGCAGCACGTTCTCCAGAAGCTCAACCGGATGCCGCGATCGGGCGCAAGAAAGAGCTTGAAATGATGTACCAAGATTGGTTTCCCGCTATTCCAGAATTGATTGCAGCAACGCATGAGGCGGATATTTTAACTACAGATCTATACGATCGACCTCCGATGCAACCTTGGAGTCAGCACAACATAACACTACTTGGGGACGCGGCTCACCCGATGTTACCAACATTAGGACAGGGAGCTTGTACCGCTTTAGAAGATGCTTATGTGATTGCTCAATGTTTACAATCTGAATCTGATCCAAGTCTTGCCTTTCAGCACTATGAGATGCTCCGGTTTCCAAGAACAAAAGCGATCGTAGAAGGATCTTTGCGCTCAGGCAAGATGGGAGAAGTTTCGCATCCTTTTGCGGTTGGATTACGCAATACCTTTATGAAAGTTATGGCTCCAGCAATCCATAATAGTTTCAGAACACTTCATGCTTACCGAGCTTGA